A genome region from Manihot esculenta cultivar AM560-2 chromosome 5, M.esculenta_v8, whole genome shotgun sequence includes the following:
- the LOC110615378 gene encoding uncharacterized protein LOC110615378, with product MVVPAYANIHWDGNIINSCNGYDYDGGFSKIIPLGKRISFNQLVGKIARAIGLSENNEFIETISFRKPTIVDDPYNLNVWRYGVKMITNEDADIGPSGTAVESNDEPYEEQNVVDNYGLSDSLAGLSNNLSDTVENEDEDEDEDDDDSWMSTEDDDDDNGQEDIGSESLYYNTKFPNPIVPVVHPPLYAEIDFDLLRVDPYDKPEGRYFWDPSKEFSVGIIFSSRDAVAAAAKEYHLRHHHQFCYHETREKTYSIKCKDKDSGCAWRLRASKKEGEDVWKITRYNGPHTCTNPQVTKNHSQLDENFICSFIFALIEQQPNIKIAVLQAEVRDKFGYEPSYQKTWKAKQKAIAQLYGGWDESYGRLRRFMTALHHFNPETVYMIEDNPHWINERLNPMCRVFDRMFWAFKQSIEGFKHCRPVISIDGTFLYGKYTGCILYATGLDGNNQLFPLAFAIVDKENDRHAGILKAMQKDWWQPPSGHHRYCIRHVLSNYNKTLKNAAIKEALLKATNENQKRKFYDAMNNIREVHLESYDWAIKINLEKWTRSHDGGQRYGVMTTNMAESLNGMMKGFRALPITAMVEKIFFQCVHYFDTRRTTFLDQQSRGYVFSQYCSDTLRANAIKANGHRVRRFNSQTMVCEIITANGRQKQVVKLMDQTCTCGKFRR from the exons aTGGTAGTTCCTGCATATGCTAATATTCATTGGGATggtaatattataaatagttgtaatggttatgattatgatgGAGGTTTTTCAAAGATTATTCCATTGGGTAAACGGATAAGTTTTAATCAATTGGTCGGTAAAATTGCTCGTGCAATTGGATTATccgaaaataatgaatttatagaGACGATTAGTTTTAGAAAGCCTACAATTGTGGATGATCCTTACAATTTGAATGTATGGAGATATGGGGTGAAGATGAT TACAAATGAGGATGCTGATATTGGTCCATCTGGAACTGCTGTTGAATCAAATGATGAGCCATATGAAGAGCAAAATGTAGTTGATAATTATGGTTTATCTGATAGTCTTGCAGGACTGTCAAATAATTTATCTGATACAGTAGAGAATGAGGACGAGGATGAGGATGAGGACGACGATGATTCATGGATGTCTactgaggatgatgatgatgataatggaCAGGAGGATATTGGGAGTGAGTCTCTATATTACAACACAAAATTTCCTAATCCTATTGTGCCTGTTGTTCATCCTCCCCTATATGCAGAAATAGACTTCGATTTGCTGAGGGTTGATCCTTATGATAAGCCAGAAGGTCGTTACTTTTGGGATCCTTCTAAAGAGTTTTCAGTTGGGATTATATTTTCTTCGAGAGATGCAGTGGCTGCGGCTGCAAAAGAATATCATCTAAGACATCACCATCAATTTTGTTATCATGAAACAAGGGAGAAGACTTATTCTATAAAGTGTAAAGACAAAGACAGTGGATGTGCATGGAGGCTTCGAGCATCCAAGAAAGAAGGGGAGGATGTATGGAAAATTACGAGATACAATGGACCGCACACATGTACAAATCCTCAGGTAACAAAAAACCATAGCCAATTGGATGAGaatttcatttgttcattcataTTTGCATTAATTGAACAGCAGCCCAATATAAAAATTGCTGTCCTACAAGCTGAAGTGCGGGATAAATTTGGGTACGAGCCGTCTTATCAGAAAACATGGAAAGCTAAGCAGAAGGCAATTGCACAGCTTTATGGGGGTTGGGATGAATCATACGGTCGTTTGCGTAGATTCATGACTGCTCTTCATCATTTTAACCCAGAAACAGTATACATGATCGAAGATAATCCACATTGGATAAATGAGCGATTAAATCCGATGTGTCGTGTGTTTGACCGTATGTTTTGGGCTTTTAAGCAATCGATTGAGGGATTTAAACATTGCCGACCTGTTATCTCAATCGATGGGACATTCTTGTACGGAAAATATACCGGGTGTATACTGTATGCAACCGGACTTGATGGAAATAATCAACTATTTCCATTAGCTTTTGCCATTGTTGATAAGGAGAACG ATCGCCATGCTGGAATTCTTAAGGCGATGCAGAAAGATTGGTGGCAACCTCCATCTGGTCATCATCGTTACTGTATCAGACATGTTCTGAGTAATTATAATAAGACATTAAAAAATGCAGCAATAAAGGAAGCGTTGCTCAAGGCAA CAAATGAAaatcagaaaagaaaattttatgatGCAATGAACAATATTCGGGAGGTGCACCTAGAATCCTACGATTGGGCAATTAAGATAAATTTAGAGAAATGGACGAGATCGCACGATGGTGGACAGAGGTATGGCGTGATGACAACGAACATGGCAGAATCGCTAAACGGCATGATGAAAGGATTTCGGGCGTTGCCAATAACGGCAAtggttgaaaaaatatttttccagtGTGTCCATTATTTTGATACGCGGAGGACAACATTTTTGGATCAACAAAGCAGAGGCtatgttttcagtcagtattGTAGTGACACACTGCGTGCTAATGCAATTAAAGCAAATGGACATAGAGTCCGGCGGTTCAATAGTCAGACAATGGTTTGCGAAATAATTACTGCAAACGGGAGGCAAAAGCAAGTGGTCAAACTCATGGATCAAACATGCACTTGTGGCAAATTCAGGAGATAA